A genomic stretch from Kwoniella europaea PYCC6329 chromosome 2, complete sequence includes:
- a CDS encoding ATP-dependent RNA helicase SUB2 has protein sequence MSRPDEEELVDYDEAAEETFAPAATTATNGDKADGDKKGSYVGIHSTGFRDFLLKPELLRAISDLGFEHPSEVQQECIPQAILGTDVLCQAKSGMGKTAVFVLACLQQIEPVDGEVSIVILCHTRELAYQIRNEFARFSKFMTNVRTGVFYGGTPISADQEILASKEKCPHIVVGTPGRTMALVRDKKLNATKVKHFVLDECDKMLETLDMRRDVQEIFRATPHHKQVMMFSATLSKDIRTTCKKFMQSPLEIYVDDETKLTLHGLQQYFLKLEEKEKNRKLNDLLDNLEFNQVCIFVKSVARATQLDALLQECNFPSICIHSALPQQERISRFQQFKAFEKRILVATDIFGRGIDVERVNVVINYDAPADADSYLHRVGRAGRFGTKGLAITFVSSDGDSEVLQKIQERFTVAIPTLPETIDPATYMTS, from the exons ATGTCTCGACCTGACGAAGAAGAGCTCGTTGATTACGATGAGGCCGCCGAGGAGACCTTCGCCCCAGCTGCTACAACCGCTACCAATGGTGACAAAGCAGATGGTGATAAGAAAGGTTCTTACGTCGGTATCCACTCGACAGGCTTCAG AGATTTCCTCTTAAAACCTGAATTACTTCGAGCCATCTCAGATCTCGGTTTTGAACATCCTTCCGAAG TTCAACAAGAATGTATCCCCCAAGCTATCTTAGGTACTGATGTCTTGTGTCAAGCTAAATCCGGTATGGGTAAGACCGCCGTATTCGTACTCGCTTGTTTACAACAGAT CGAACCTGTCGATGGAGAGGTATCAATCGTGATCTTATGTCACACTCGAGAATTGGCTTATCAAATCCGAAATGAATTTGCGAGATTCTCCAAGTTCATGACCAACGTTCGAACCGGTGTGTTCTACGGTGGTACCCCCATCTCTGCCGATCAAGAGATCTTAGCCTCAAAGGAGAAATGTCCACACATCGTCGTAGGAACTCCAGGTAGAACGATGGCTTTGGTCAGGGATAAGAAACTCAACGCGACAAAGGTCAAACACTTCGTATTGGACGAATGTGATAAGATGCTAGAAACACTTG ACATGCGAAGAGATGTTCAAGAGATCTTCCGAGCTACTCCCCACCACAAACAAGTCATGATGTTCTCCGCCACCCTATCCAAAGACATCCGAACTACTTGTAAGAAGTTCATGCAAAgt CCTCTGGAAATCTACGTCGATGACGAGACCAAATTGACCCTCCACGGTCTTCAGCAATACTTCCTCAAGctcgaggagaaggagaagaacaggaaACTCAACGACTTGCTCGATAACCTCGAGTTCAACCAG GTCTGTATCTTTGTCAAATCTGTTGCCCGAGCCACTCAACTCGACGCGTTATTGCAAGAATGCAATTTCCCATCTATCTGTATCCACTCTGCTCTTCCTCAACAAGAACG TATCTCACGATTCCAGCAATTCAAAGCTTTCGAGAAACGTATTTTGGTAGCTACGGATATTTTCGGTCGAGGTATCGATGTTGAACGAGTCAACGTAGTCATCAACTATGATGCTCCTGCTGATGCTGACTCGTACCTCCATCGAGTCGGTAGAGCAGGTCGATTCGGTACCAAGGGTTTAG CCATCACATTCGTATCTTCCGATGGTGATTCCGAAGTCCTTCAAAAGATTCAAGAGAGATTCACCGTTGCCATTCCTACTTTACCTGAGACTATTGATCCTGCCACTTATATGACTTCTTAA